A single region of the Lotus japonicus ecotype B-129 chromosome 4, LjGifu_v1.2 genome encodes:
- the LOC130715518 gene encoding uncharacterized protein LOC130715518, with the protein MARTKQTKRVSSEELADRRAYLHASHRRGDHDTDVSTSRKRARKGARKGAPKATTEVPAPATEVPATQVPDTEVPAPATEVPATQVPATEVPALSTPEVTATEVSPQSTPEVTAHDTVEPSTSSLDIDAVEEPESESGSESEIEGEDVEVEDPNMPPLQRDPPFPGGPVELSLLQHYPDHIAPWTWHTLLGTTDPRYSERGDLRLATAGTKLGLMTCEGDNYREVRLIVERSGLYPLVRCSYVETDPGLISALVERWHEETSSFHMPFREMTVTLDDVSALLHIPVGGRFYTPGVASRYDVAETCALLLGGDADLYMAEFDKLRGPTMRFSFLRDLYPKAVAGLFHSLSELFPTIIYIYLIIIGITL; encoded by the coding sequence ATGGCGAGGACAAAGCAAACTAAGAGGGTATCGTCTGAAGAGTTGGCCGATCGTCGTGCCTATCTCCACGCTTCTCATAGGCGAGGTGATCATGATACAGATGTGTCGACTTCTCGGAAGCGGGCTAGGAAGGGTGCTAGGAAGGGGGCTCCGAAGGCGACCACTGAGGTTCCTGCCcctgctactgaggttcctgctacTCAGGTTCCTGATACTGAGGTTCCTGCCcctgctactgaggttcctgctactcaggttcctgctactgaggttcctgctcTCTCGACGCCTGAGGTTACTGCTACTGAGGTTTCTCCTCAGTCGACGCCTGAGGTTACCGCCCACGATACTGTTGAGCCTTCCACCTCTTCACTTgatattgatgcagttgaggagCCGGAGTCGGAGTCGGGGTCTGAGTCTGAGATTGAGGGTGAGGatgtagaggtagaggatccGAATATGCCGCCGCTCCAGAGAGATCCACCGTTTCCTGGTGGGCCGGTTGAGTTGTCACTTCTGCAGCATTACCCGGATCACATAGCGCCGTGGACGTGGCATACCCTACTAGGCACCACTGACCCTCGTTATTCTGAGCGAGGTGATTTGAGGCTTGCCACTGCTGGTACGAAGCTCGGGCTGATGACGTGTGAGGGGGACAATTACAGGGAGGTCCGCTTGATTGTGGAGAGGAGCGGACTGTATCCACTGGTCAGGTGCAGCTATGTAGAGACGGATCCAGGGCTTATATCGGCCCTTGTGGAGAGGTGGCACGAGGAGACTAGTAGTTTCCACATGCCATTTAGGGAGATGACTGTCACCCTTGACGACGTCTCTGCTCTTCTTCACATCCCGGTTGGTGGGAGATTCTACACTCCAGGAGTGGCCTCGAGATATGATGTGGCAGAGACCTGCGCTTTGCTGTTAGGGGGGGATGCAGATTTGTACATGGCTGAGTTTGATAAGCTTAGGGGTCCGACTATGAGGTTCAGCTTCTTGCGAGACCTTTACCCGAAAGCTGTTGCAGGTTTGTTTCATTCATTATCTGAACTTTTTCCaactattatttatatttacttaatCATAATTGGTATTACATTGTAA
- the LOC130710125 gene encoding uncharacterized protein LOC130710125, which yields MGYLIANRFRVVFISISLKSSYTYLPMRGGAPPLEHPVIAIGHVTNHFVQLKLVSGHPMPPIAPQWEYNVEEPESEWCKPYKERLDRFMAEHTVWIGPCVITNFDLTDITED from the exons ATGGGGTACCTTATTGCTAACCGGTTTCGGGTGGTTTTCATCTCCATCTCGTTAAAATCTAGTTACACTTACCTTCCGATGAGAGGAGGCGCCCCACCGTTAGAACATCCTGTCATAGCTATTGGTCATGTGACcaatcactttgtacag CTGAAGTTGGTGTctggacatcctatgccgccaattgctccCCAATGGGAATACAACGTTGAAGAACCCGAGTCCGAATGGTGTAAACCGTATAAAGAGCGTTTGGATAGATTTATGGCTGAACACActgtttggattggtccttgtgttattaccaactttgatttaacagacataacagaagattga
- the LOC130710126 gene encoding uncharacterized protein LOC130710126: MTSEIEIQDPTGTVGASIHHKVFTESVFAKDITVGSVLLLQKVAVFSPRKSNCYLNITLSNVVKVFSKDSAPPPPPGSFTNITED; the protein is encoded by the exons ATGACATCTGAGATTGAGATTCAGGACCCTACGGGCACTGTTGGCGCTAGTATCCATCACAAGGTCTTCACTGAAAGCGTATTTGCGAAagacataactgttggatctgttctgcTTCTCCAAAAG GTCGCTGTGTTCTCTCCTAGAAAGTCTAATTGTTATCTGAATATAACCTTGTCCAATGTAGTCAAG GTATTTTCAAAGGACAGtgcacctccacctccacctggAAGCTTCACAAACATAACAGAAGATTAA